The Terriglobus tenax genome contains a region encoding:
- the miaA gene encoding tRNA (adenosine(37)-N6)-dimethylallyltransferase MiaA: MVDPLLVVLVGPTASGKTALSLRLAEQFGGEIVSCDSVSVYRGMDVGSAKPSLEEQAAAPHHLIDVFDPDEACTAGDYSRLAREAIAGIVARGKLPIVSGGTGLYLRALTEGLFDGPQRDEELRERLRTTAAKHGSAWLHRILARLDVKASEGIHANDTPKLIRAIEVCLAAKQPMTEAWAEQGRDPLRGYRILRIGLNPERPLLYERINRRAAAMFERGLVEETAALVEKFGVEARPLTSLGYVQVLALLRGEMSHEEAIQAAQQGHRNYAKRQLTWFRRDEDVHWMAGFGDSPEVMETVLGLVEKQIFPG; this comes from the coding sequence ATGGTAGATCCGCTACTGGTAGTTCTGGTGGGGCCAACGGCCAGTGGCAAGACAGCTTTGAGCCTGCGGCTGGCGGAGCAGTTTGGCGGCGAAATTGTAAGCTGCGACTCGGTCTCGGTGTACCGGGGCATGGATGTTGGCTCGGCCAAGCCGTCGCTGGAAGAGCAGGCTGCGGCTCCACATCACCTGATCGATGTCTTTGATCCTGATGAAGCCTGCACGGCCGGCGATTACAGCCGCCTGGCACGGGAGGCGATTGCGGGGATTGTTGCGCGTGGAAAGTTGCCGATTGTAAGCGGCGGGACCGGGCTGTACCTGCGGGCGCTGACCGAGGGGCTGTTCGATGGGCCGCAGCGGGATGAAGAACTTCGCGAACGACTGCGGACAACGGCCGCAAAGCATGGAAGTGCATGGCTGCACAGGATTCTGGCGCGGCTGGACGTGAAAGCTTCCGAAGGAATCCACGCGAACGATACGCCCAAGCTGATTCGGGCGATTGAGGTGTGCCTGGCAGCAAAACAGCCGATGACCGAAGCGTGGGCCGAGCAGGGGCGCGACCCGCTGAGGGGATACAGGATTCTGCGGATTGGGCTGAATCCGGAACGCCCCCTTCTGTATGAACGGATCAACCGGCGGGCGGCGGCGATGTTTGAGCGCGGGCTGGTTGAAGAGACTGCGGCGCTGGTGGAGAAATTTGGCGTGGAGGCGAGGCCGCTCACCTCGCTGGGGTATGTGCAGGTGCTGGCGTTGCTGCGGGGAGAAATGTCGCATGAGGAAGCCATTCAGGCGGCACAGCAGGGGCACAGGAACTATGCCAAGCGGCAGTTGACCTGGTTCCGGCGGGATGAGGATGTTCACTGGATGGCGGGATTTGGGGATTCGCCTGAGGTGATGGAGACGGTGCTGGGGTTGGTGGAGAAGCAGATCTTTCCAGGATGA
- a CDS encoding gamma-glutamyl-gamma-aminobutyrate hydrolase family protein, with protein MDTPRIAIPIPWSADAAYSERAWPQYAEAVRRCGAEPVPVPLDSTNDQIARIANSCQAFLLPGSGADVNPQKYGEVRDPMSADADPLRENVDELLLQDAHNMHKPLLGICFGTQILNVWRTGSLIQHVEGTGVNHKAGREIMDAHQAEIVADSMLGGLVAATGVPEHDHKLSLPINSSHHQALKDPGDGLRVVARSPEDGIIEAVEGGQHPGHFVLGVQWHPERTFDHSPASRAIFERFVNEARNWKPREIKDSVA; from the coding sequence ATGGACACGCCCCGCATCGCCATCCCTATCCCCTGGTCCGCTGACGCCGCATACTCTGAACGTGCCTGGCCGCAATACGCCGAAGCCGTCCGCCGCTGCGGTGCCGAGCCCGTCCCCGTCCCGCTCGACAGCACCAATGACCAGATCGCAAGAATCGCGAACTCCTGCCAGGCCTTCCTCCTCCCCGGCAGCGGCGCTGACGTCAATCCGCAGAAATATGGCGAGGTACGCGATCCCATGTCGGCGGATGCAGACCCACTCCGCGAAAACGTCGACGAGCTACTTTTGCAGGATGCGCACAACATGCACAAGCCGCTGCTCGGCATCTGCTTCGGCACGCAGATACTCAACGTCTGGCGCACCGGCTCGCTCATCCAGCACGTCGAAGGCACTGGAGTAAACCACAAAGCCGGTCGCGAGATTATGGACGCGCACCAGGCCGAGATCGTAGCTGATTCCATGCTGGGTGGCCTCGTCGCCGCAACCGGCGTCCCTGAGCACGATCACAAGCTCTCACTGCCCATCAACAGCAGCCACCACCAGGCTCTCAAAGACCCCGGTGACGGCCTCCGCGTTGTCGCCCGCAGCCCCGAAGATGGCATCATCGAAGCCGTCGAAGGCGGCCAGCACCCCGGCCACTTCGTCCTCGGCGTGCAGTGGCATCCGGAACGCACCTTCGACCACTCGCCCGCCTCGCGCGCTATCTTCGAGCGCTTCGTCAACGAGGCCCGCAACTGGAAGCCCCGCGAGATCAAGGACTCCGTCGCATGA
- the rsmD gene encoding 16S rRNA (guanine(966)-N(2))-methyltransferase RsmD: MRIIGGKWRSRPIAAPKSEATRPTSDRLRETLFNVLGQDCTGLRVVDLYAGSGAVGLEALSRGARRVWFAEKSSPALAALRGNLKTLGAEGSVVESGGVSVLLTRLAKDKTALDIVFLDPPWDMEQEYAKTLGFLGAQEYLLNEGGRVVAEHRSKTDLPERVGGLKRVRVLKQGDASLSFYMWSGE; the protein is encoded by the coding sequence ATGCGCATTATTGGCGGCAAGTGGAGATCGCGTCCGATTGCGGCTCCGAAAAGTGAAGCAACACGACCAACGAGCGACCGCCTGCGCGAGACGCTTTTCAACGTGCTGGGGCAGGATTGCACAGGCCTGCGCGTGGTGGATTTGTACGCTGGATCGGGCGCTGTGGGCCTGGAAGCCCTGAGCCGTGGAGCGCGGCGAGTATGGTTCGCGGAGAAGTCATCGCCCGCGCTGGCTGCGCTGCGCGGCAACCTGAAGACTCTGGGGGCGGAAGGCAGCGTGGTGGAGAGTGGCGGCGTCTCCGTACTGCTGACCAGGCTGGCGAAGGACAAAACCGCGCTGGATATCGTCTTCCTGGACCCTCCCTGGGATATGGAGCAGGAATACGCGAAGACGCTCGGGTTCCTTGGCGCGCAGGAATATCTGTTGAACGAAGGAGGCCGCGTCGTGGCCGAGCATCGTAGCAAGACCGACCTGCCGGAGCGTGTAGGGGGGCTGAAACGGGTGCGCGTTCTGAAGCAGGGTGACGCTTCGCTGAGCTTCTACATGTGGAGCGGCGAGTAA
- a CDS encoding Maf family protein, with amino-acid sequence MRLILASASPRRRELLTQAGIPFTVETADIDESQLPGEDPVTYTTRLAREKALAVLEKHAGEDDVLVLGADTIVTVDGLLLGKPKDADDAARMLRMLSGRAHEVVTGVALLSVEKTVSHAERTAVFFQAVNEDEIAAYVDTGEPMDKAGAYGIQGQAARFIPRIEGDYSNVVGLPVAVVAGMLKGF; translated from the coding sequence ATGCGACTGATTCTTGCCTCCGCCTCCCCACGACGCCGCGAATTGCTTACGCAGGCCGGTATTCCCTTTACCGTTGAGACGGCGGATATTGACGAGTCTCAATTGCCAGGTGAGGACCCGGTGACCTACACCACGCGGCTGGCACGAGAGAAGGCGCTGGCGGTGCTGGAGAAGCATGCGGGCGAAGACGATGTCCTGGTACTGGGCGCGGACACGATTGTGACTGTAGATGGCCTGTTGCTGGGCAAGCCAAAGGATGCCGACGATGCCGCGCGCATGTTGCGGATGTTGAGCGGACGGGCGCATGAGGTGGTGACGGGCGTCGCTCTGCTCTCGGTGGAGAAGACGGTGAGTCATGCGGAGCGGACGGCGGTCTTCTTCCAGGCGGTAAATGAGGATGAAATTGCAGCGTATGTCGATACGGGCGAGCCGATGGATAAGGCCGGGGCGTATGGCATCCAGGGCCAGGCGGCCCGGTTTATTCCGCGCATCGAAGGGGATTACTCGAATGTGGTGGGGTTGCCGGTGGCGGTTGTGGCGGGGATGTTGAAGGGTTTTTGA
- a CDS encoding YqaA family protein, with product MKSSPSVLIKKFSAWLLKLLLPLGFWGIGALALIDSATIPVPIDALLIAYVVNDHRKAFLYVLLAAAGSAVGSLVPFYVGRAGGELFLLKRINRKRYEQLRDRFERQEFFAIMIPAMMPPPTPIKLFEFAAGVFEMHTATFFLAIFLGKFLRFGVEAAITVYYGPQIIDVASVMIHQHLGYVWSIVGILLLVIGLWIMRKLFNRRKGETFPAEDTSPEN from the coding sequence GTGAAATCCTCACCTTCAGTCCTCATCAAGAAGTTCAGCGCCTGGCTGCTCAAACTGCTCCTCCCGCTTGGCTTCTGGGGCATCGGCGCGCTTGCTCTTATCGACTCGGCCACTATCCCGGTGCCCATTGACGCTCTGCTGATTGCCTACGTCGTCAACGACCACCGCAAGGCGTTCCTGTACGTTCTGCTGGCCGCGGCGGGTTCCGCGGTTGGCAGCCTTGTGCCGTTCTACGTGGGCCGCGCCGGTGGAGAGCTCTTCCTGCTCAAGCGCATCAATCGCAAACGGTACGAGCAACTTCGCGACCGTTTTGAGCGCCAGGAGTTCTTCGCCATCATGATCCCCGCCATGATGCCGCCTCCCACTCCCATCAAGCTCTTCGAGTTCGCCGCAGGCGTCTTTGAGATGCACACGGCCACCTTCTTCCTGGCCATCTTCCTGGGCAAGTTCCTCCGCTTCGGTGTGGAGGCAGCCATCACCGTCTACTACGGTCCGCAGATCATCGATGTCGCCAGCGTTATGATCCACCAGCACCTCGGCTACGTCTGGAGCATCGTGGGCATCCTCCTGCTGGTCATCGGCCTCTGGATCATGCGCAAGCTCTTCAACCGCCGCAAAGGCGAAACCTTCCCCGCCGAAGACACCTCTCCGGAAAACTAA
- a CDS encoding TonB C-terminal domain-containing protein, translated as MTPVETPPNAPQPELSGRKTRRYDEMEHHELLHLMDEVDDERARARFRESIYISVIVWLILGWFLLYGPKVLFHQGKMITVVDALKQRDQELRYLDLPPDVSKKLQQHKTDIISDKDRVAQTKTPSVDKKTLQQLQAMQRSAPPAPTQAPPAPTPAPQQAGPAPAPQPQQQAPQQQVQQQPLPSTPLPQHPTQQATVDAPKPSFNTSRGATTGFGNLVQQAARDARSGGGGGNYGSNATPQHPGLQAGAEILSDTMGVDFSSYMKRLHADIQRNWDPLIPESVRPPIMKQGVTGIRFVILPDGRIGNIMLETKSGDVALDKAAWSAIISEGQFPPLPKEFKGPYLELRCGFFYNMPVQ; from the coding sequence ATGACGCCAGTGGAAACGCCACCCAATGCTCCTCAGCCGGAGCTAAGCGGACGGAAAACGCGCCGCTATGACGAGATGGAGCACCATGAACTGCTCCATTTGATGGACGAGGTCGACGACGAGCGAGCTCGTGCGCGGTTCCGTGAATCGATCTACATCTCGGTCATCGTATGGCTGATTCTGGGCTGGTTCCTGCTGTACGGGCCGAAGGTCCTGTTCCACCAAGGCAAGATGATTACCGTAGTGGACGCTCTGAAGCAGCGTGACCAGGAGTTGCGCTACCTGGACCTGCCGCCGGACGTCAGCAAGAAGCTGCAACAGCATAAGACCGACATCATCAGCGACAAGGATCGCGTCGCGCAGACGAAGACCCCATCGGTGGACAAGAAGACCCTGCAGCAGTTGCAGGCGATGCAGCGCAGCGCTCCGCCCGCGCCGACGCAGGCTCCTCCCGCTCCGACCCCGGCACCGCAACAGGCAGGGCCCGCACCGGCTCCGCAGCCGCAACAGCAGGCTCCTCAGCAGCAGGTGCAGCAGCAACCGCTGCCTTCCACGCCGCTGCCGCAGCATCCGACGCAGCAGGCTACTGTGGATGCCCCGAAGCCAAGCTTCAATACAAGCCGCGGAGCGACGACGGGCTTCGGCAATCTGGTGCAACAGGCCGCGCGTGACGCACGCAGCGGCGGTGGCGGCGGCAACTATGGTTCCAACGCGACGCCGCAGCACCCGGGCCTGCAGGCGGGCGCCGAAATTCTTTCGGACACGATGGGCGTGGACTTCAGCTCGTATATGAAGCGGCTGCATGCCGATATTCAGCGCAACTGGGACCCACTGATCCCGGAGTCCGTTCGTCCGCCGATCATGAAACAGGGCGTGACCGGTATCCGGTTTGTGATTCTGCCGGATGGCCGGATTGGCAACATCATGCTGGAAACGAAATCGGGCGACGTGGCTTTGGATAAGGCGGCCTGGAGCGCAATCATAAGTGAGGGCCAGTTCCCTCCGCTGCCCAAGGAGTTCAAGGGGCCGTACCTTGAACTGCGCTGCGGATTTTTCTACAACATGCCGGTGCAATGA
- a CDS encoding M20 family metallopeptidase, protein MSLDLARILTQTQALVSIESPSDDKAAVDRCADVLLELASDLAPRIKRHKQKQYGDILELRFGPRRRSQKPIVLLGHLDTVWPVGTLETMPWRQTATHLYGPGVLDMKLGVVMALEALRSAPLTREVILLLVSEEEIGSPVSRPITEKTAQAAEAVFVLEPAQAPNWAYKTQRKGIGNYRLTVTGISAHAGVDPEKGHSATLELSRQLLRIAELNDLQRGITLNAGVIGGGTKSNVIAAQAWAEIDLRIPTARDGERIDRKLRALKPIDKACTLTVTGGINRPPMERSAGTVRLYRQAKKLAAQLGFQLDEAATGGGSDGNFTAPFAPTLDGMGAVGIGAHAVHEQVELSHILPRTQLLANMLHA, encoded by the coding sequence ATGAGCCTCGACCTCGCCCGCATCCTCACCCAGACGCAGGCCCTCGTCAGCATTGAGTCGCCCTCGGACGACAAGGCCGCCGTCGATCGCTGCGCCGATGTGCTTCTGGAGCTGGCCTCCGATCTTGCACCGCGCATCAAGCGCCACAAGCAGAAGCAGTACGGCGACATCCTCGAACTTCGCTTCGGTCCCAGGCGCCGCAGCCAGAAGCCCATCGTCCTGCTCGGTCATCTCGACACCGTCTGGCCTGTCGGCACGCTTGAAACCATGCCCTGGCGGCAGACAGCCACGCACCTCTACGGCCCCGGCGTTCTGGATATGAAGCTCGGTGTCGTCATGGCGCTGGAAGCCCTGCGCTCCGCTCCTCTCACACGTGAGGTCATCCTTCTGCTCGTCTCGGAAGAGGAGATCGGCAGCCCGGTCTCGCGCCCCATTACAGAAAAAACCGCACAGGCCGCTGAAGCCGTCTTCGTTCTGGAACCAGCGCAGGCCCCCAACTGGGCCTACAAAACGCAGCGCAAGGGAATCGGCAACTACCGTCTCACTGTCACCGGCATCAGCGCGCACGCAGGTGTCGATCCCGAAAAAGGCCACTCGGCCACGCTTGAGCTCTCGCGCCAGTTGCTCCGGATCGCGGAACTCAACGATCTGCAGCGCGGCATCACGCTCAACGCCGGCGTGATCGGCGGCGGCACCAAGTCCAACGTTATCGCCGCGCAGGCCTGGGCAGAGATTGACCTTCGCATCCCCACCGCTCGCGACGGGGAACGTATCGACCGCAAGCTCCGTGCGCTGAAGCCCATCGATAAAGCCTGCACGCTCACCGTTACAGGCGGCATCAACCGCCCGCCCATGGAACGCTCCGCCGGCACAGTCCGCCTCTACAGGCAGGCAAAGAAGCTGGCTGCACAGCTTGGCTTCCAGCTCGACGAAGCCGCCACCGGCGGTGGCTCTGATGGCAACTTCACAGCCCCTTTTGCACCCACGCTCGACGGTATGGGAGCCGTCGGCATCGGTGCCCACGCGGTGCATGAGCAGGTAGAGCTATCGCATATCCTGCCTCGCACCCAGCTCCTCGCCAACATGCTCCACGCTTAG
- a CDS encoding MogA/MoaB family molybdenum cofactor biosynthesis protein: MRATVITVSDSSFAGTRQDLSGPRVRQVLEQAGFSVTTNLVPDELDAISSALRHAAENSPLVVTTGGTGLAERDITPEATLAVCTRLVPGLAEHMRAEGLKKTPLAILSRGVCGILDHSLVINLPGSPRGAQESIESVLPLLSHALDLLAGHTEHAQPGTIK; this comes from the coding sequence GTGCGTGCCACCGTTATTACCGTTTCTGACAGCAGCTTTGCCGGTACCCGGCAGGACCTTTCCGGCCCGCGTGTCCGCCAGGTGCTGGAGCAGGCAGGGTTTAGCGTCACAACCAACCTCGTTCCCGATGAGTTAGACGCCATTTCCTCCGCCCTGCGTCATGCCGCCGAAAACTCCCCCCTGGTGGTCACCACCGGTGGCACAGGACTGGCAGAACGCGACATCACCCCGGAGGCCACGCTCGCCGTCTGCACCCGCCTGGTTCCCGGACTGGCGGAGCACATGCGCGCCGAAGGCCTGAAAAAGACCCCACTCGCCATCCTCAGCCGCGGCGTCTGCGGAATCCTCGACCATTCCCTCGTCATCAACCTCCCGGGAAGCCCCAGGGGAGCACAGGAATCAATCGAATCCGTGCTTCCGCTGCTTTCCCACGCCCTCGACCTGCTCGCGGGCCACACTGAACACGCCCAACCCGGCACGATAAAATAG